One genomic segment of Dehalococcoidia bacterium includes these proteins:
- a CDS encoding FmdB family zinc ribbon protein, protein MPVYEYRCNKCQRKVSVYLRDTSSTPKCPRCGGEDLSRLFSTFAVRGTYKDVYEDILTDRQLTDGLMRNDPRALADWNKRMSRGMEDDTVAPEYDEYLEKMEHGEWPQIPGVNMPEGNPPEEEVE, encoded by the coding sequence ATGCCAGTATACGAATATCGATGCAATAAGTGCCAGCGTAAGGTGAGCGTCTATTTGCGAGACACCTCGTCAACGCCAAAGTGCCCCCGGTGCGGCGGCGAAGATCTATCGCGCCTTTTTTCCACCTTTGCTGTCCGCGGGACATATAAGGATGTCTATGAGGATATCTTAACCGACCGCCAGCTGACGGATGGGTTGATGCGTAACGATCCCAGGGCGCTGGCGGATTGGAATAAGCGGATGAGCCGGGGGATGGAAGATGACACGGTCGCCCCGGAATACGATGAGTACCTGGAGAAGATGGAGCACGGGGAGTGGCCTCAGATACCCGGTGTTAACATGCCTGAGGGTAACCCGCCTGAGGAAGAGGTGGAATGA
- a CDS encoding MBL fold metallo-hydrolase produces the protein MLLKVLELGPFLANCYIVGSEKTKEGLILDPVAEAETIMENVRQLGLTIKLIIATHSHPDHIMALSEIKEETGAPFAMHEAESAGMIASGMARVMGLFMSGSAEPLPKPDTPLNDGDTIGVGDLSFTVLHTPGHSPGGISLYGHGVVFVGDTLFNLSIGRTDFPGCSHQQLIDSINSKLMTLPDETVVYPGHGPQTTIRAERQYNPFLVG, from the coding sequence ATGCTATTAAAAGTGCTGGAACTGGGCCCATTCCTCGCCAACTGCTATATCGTCGGCTCGGAGAAGACCAAGGAGGGGTTGATCCTTGACCCAGTCGCCGAGGCGGAGACTATAATGGAAAATGTGCGCCAGCTCGGCCTCACTATAAAGCTTATTATCGCCACCCACTCCCACCCCGACCACATTATGGCGCTAAGCGAGATCAAGGAGGAGACCGGGGCACCCTTTGCCATGCATGAGGCTGAGTCCGCCGGGATGATAGCATCAGGGATGGCCCGCGTCATGGGACTCTTCATGAGCGGCTCCGCGGAGCCGCTCCCCAAGCCGGATACGCCGCTCAATGATGGCGATACTATCGGGGTCGGCGACCTCAGCTTCACCGTACTCCACACGCCGGGGCACAGCCCCGGAGGCATATCCCTCTATGGACACGGAGTGGTCTTCGTGGGGGATACCCTTTTTAATCTCAGCATTGGCCGCACCGACTTCCCCGGTTGCAGCCACCAGCAGCTAATCGATAGCATCAACAGCAAGCTTATGACCCTCCCCGATGAGACCGTGGTTTACCCCGGGCATGGCCCTCAAACTACTATTCGCGCCGAACGGCAGTATAACCCCTTCCTGGTCGGCTAG
- a CDS encoding methylmalonyl-CoA mutase family protein, translated as MTTEKKEKDQKLLNLDRTVRAQIIKTTTESGIEPKATAYNPDDLPDFDYKRDLGDDGDYPYTRGLYKGMYRNLLWVSAQALTRETAEKSRKDREVVWAGGADTVYLSSGDVNRTGCDPDHPLAKYDIGYAPENYSWRRIERELEGIDLEKAIVTFHGASSQQDDVLCVAQLATVAEMRDIDKQKIRGSCINDPISNVATSFSVEFPLEIGRRLNGDLTEYICKEMRTFSPFAPIAYDLWEAGCNSVQQLGIIMSSTAAYCQEAIDRGVPFDMVGRRVTISIASSLDFFETVCKLRAARRMWAKIARESFGAKEDKLCRLRIAVRTPGQTITRQQPLNNIARIGFQALAAVLGGAAAVDYARHDEAFCIPSEESSMITLALNHIIGQETSVGLTADPLGGSYYVEWLTNKLEEEANILMKQIEDIGGIWKVAKSGWLRQLVNNAREERMTALADGSMPQVGVNFFRQSEDKDPDIVEYEFDDMDKVQSDLMDEIKAYKDNRDIKKTREALLTLREKAKGTENLMYPIIEAFKADATRGEILGMIREGFGYSYDTVDMIKRPDFLN; from the coding sequence ATGACTACAGAGAAAAAAGAAAAAGACCAAAAGTTACTTAATCTCGACCGAACAGTAAGAGCACAGATTATTAAGACCACAACGGAGAGCGGCATAGAACCTAAGGCCACTGCTTACAATCCTGACGATCTTCCGGACTTCGACTACAAGAGAGACCTTGGTGACGATGGGGATTATCCGTACACACGTGGCCTATACAAGGGGATGTACCGTAACTTACTGTGGGTGAGCGCCCAGGCTTTAACACGGGAGACAGCGGAGAAGAGCAGGAAAGACCGGGAGGTTGTCTGGGCAGGTGGTGCCGATACCGTCTACCTGTCCTCAGGCGATGTTAACAGGACAGGCTGTGATCCAGACCACCCGCTGGCCAAGTATGATATCGGATACGCCCCTGAGAATTATTCCTGGCGGAGGATAGAGAGGGAGCTGGAAGGAATTGACCTAGAAAAGGCGATCGTTACTTTCCACGGTGCCTCCTCGCAGCAGGATGATGTGCTGTGTGTGGCGCAGCTGGCCACTGTTGCGGAGATGCGGGATATAGATAAACAGAAGATTAGAGGCTCGTGTATAAACGACCCTATCTCCAATGTGGCCACCAGCTTCAGCGTTGAATTTCCATTAGAGATAGGACGCAGGCTTAACGGCGACCTCACCGAGTATATATGCAAGGAGATGCGCACCTTCTCCCCCTTCGCCCCCATCGCCTATGACCTGTGGGAGGCTGGTTGTAACTCTGTGCAGCAGCTGGGTATCATAATGTCTTCAACAGCCGCCTACTGTCAGGAGGCCATAGACCGCGGCGTACCGTTCGATATGGTAGGTCGCAGGGTGACCATCAGTATTGCCTCTTCCCTTGATTTCTTTGAGACGGTATGCAAGTTACGGGCAGCACGGAGGATGTGGGCCAAGATCGCCAGGGAAAGCTTTGGGGCTAAAGAAGATAAGCTGTGCCGTCTTCGTATCGCTGTCAGGACACCGGGGCAGACTATCACCCGTCAGCAGCCGCTTAATAATATCGCTCGTATTGGCTTTCAGGCACTAGCTGCAGTGCTAGGCGGAGCCGCCGCCGTGGACTATGCTCGCCACGATGAAGCCTTCTGCATTCCCTCTGAAGAATCCTCGATGATAACGCTAGCGCTTAACCATATCATTGGCCAGGAGACCAGCGTAGGTCTTACCGCGGATCCTCTCGGGGGCTCGTACTATGTTGAGTGGCTCACTAACAAGTTGGAAGAGGAAGCCAACATATTGATGAAACAGATAGAGGATATAGGTGGCATATGGAAGGTGGCTAAGAGCGGATGGCTGCGGCAGTTAGTCAACAACGCCCGCGAAGAAAGGATGACGGCTCTAGCCGACGGCTCCATGCCGCAGGTGGGGGTGAACTTCTTCCGTCAATCGGAAGATAAGGACCCCGATATCGTAGAATACGAGTTCGATGACATGGACAAGGTACAGAGCGACCTAATGGACGAGATCAAAGCCTATAAGGATAACCGCGATATCAAGAAGACACGTGAGGCTCTGCTGACGCTCAGGGAGAAGGCGAAAGGAACCGAAAACCTGATGTACCCAATAATCGAGGCGTTTAAAGCCGATGCTACCCGTGGAGAGATACTGGGAATGATCCGCGAGGGATTTGGCTATAGCTATGATACGGTAGATATGATCAAGCGGCCAGACTTCCTAAACTAG
- a CDS encoding class I SAM-dependent methyltransferase, with translation MDESQQREVAEAFDATPELLPFIPELLSDLWALGCSLEVIVELLRPLGLPAETTRVLDLGCGKGAVALTLAREFGFQALGVDFFEPFIEEARRHAEEMGLASRCGFVCEDIRDTLLKANDFDVVIYASVGVLGRLDECVAKLRQCIHPGGYMLIDAVFLADPEKVESLWHEHCATHQESLRRLTAHGDALLHEVIIPTEDVKALNRKYTELIRRRAEKLAELHPEAADSFLWYVEKQERESEIMETTMISAVWLLQRP, from the coding sequence ATGGACGAGAGCCAACAGCGAGAAGTAGCCGAAGCATTTGACGCCACGCCTGAGCTATTGCCTTTCATCCCCGAGCTCCTGTCCGACCTATGGGCACTGGGCTGCTCGCTGGAGGTAATAGTGGAGCTGCTTCGTCCGCTTGGCCTTCCGGCGGAGACCACGCGGGTGCTGGACCTTGGCTGCGGAAAGGGCGCAGTGGCACTCACCCTGGCTCGGGAGTTCGGCTTTCAAGCCCTGGGGGTCGATTTCTTCGAGCCTTTTATAGAGGAAGCCAGGAGGCATGCAGAAGAGATGGGTCTTGCCAGCCGGTGTGGATTCGTATGCGAAGATATACGCGATACGCTACTTAAAGCCAATGATTTTGATGTGGTCATCTATGCTTCTGTCGGCGTGCTGGGGAGGTTAGATGAATGCGTGGCGAAGCTGAGGCAGTGCATACATCCTGGTGGCTATATGCTCATCGACGCTGTTTTCCTCGCTGATCCCGAGAAGGTCGAAAGCCTGTGGCACGAACATTGTGCCACCCACCAGGAGTCACTGCGCCGGCTAACAGCGCATGGTGATGCTCTGCTGCACGAAGTAATCATACCAACGGAAGATGTGAAGGCGCTTAACCGGAAGTATACGGAGCTCATCCGCAGGAGGGCGGAGAAGCTGGCGGAATTACACCCGGAGGCCGCCGACTCCTTTTTGTGGTATGTGGAGAAGCAGGAGCGCGAGAGCGAGATAATGGAGACGACGATGATCAGTGCGGTGTGGCTCCTCCAGCGTCCTTGA
- a CDS encoding ARMT1-like domain-containing protein, whose amino-acid sequence MKAASECYQCLCRLVRQAAGLATNDDELKSKAIGEGLRIVDENFSADVVTIAIATKIHQAVKEITANPDPYRTVKDEEIRISRELISEVSPAYTQDFKGYLALSTLGNVIDFFRDFDTIRGDMKNQVEFILDDRARFEMMLSKSTNVLFLADNAGEVFFDLPVVKWMTRFTPVTYVVKGSPVQDDTTREDLRIAGLERELDRVITTGCATPGVLLHLASDEFKREFAAADLILAKGMGYYEALSEFPGDGRILYSLMAKCQPVADSLGVPLKSYVAMLR is encoded by the coding sequence ATGAAAGCGGCAAGCGAATGCTATCAATGTCTATGTCGTCTGGTCCGCCAGGCGGCGGGGCTGGCCACTAATGACGATGAACTGAAATCGAAGGCGATAGGGGAAGGGCTCAGGATTGTCGATGAGAATTTTTCCGCCGATGTGGTAACCATCGCCATTGCCACAAAGATTCACCAGGCAGTAAAGGAGATAACCGCCAACCCCGATCCCTATCGCACGGTTAAGGACGAAGAGATAAGGATCTCCAGGGAGCTCATCAGTGAGGTAAGCCCGGCATACACCCAGGATTTCAAGGGTTATCTGGCGCTATCCACTCTGGGTAATGTCATCGATTTTTTCAGGGACTTCGATACCATCAGAGGGGATATGAAGAACCAGGTGGAATTTATCCTTGACGATCGCGCCAGGTTCGAAATGATGCTAAGTAAATCGACAAACGTTCTCTTTCTCGCCGATAATGCCGGGGAGGTATTCTTCGATTTGCCCGTTGTAAAATGGATGACAAGGTTTACCCCAGTTACCTATGTAGTTAAGGGATCACCAGTGCAAGATGATACCACCCGTGAGGACTTGAGGATAGCCGGCCTTGAGCGTGAGCTGGATCGCGTGATCACCACCGGATGCGCCACGCCGGGGGTGCTGCTTCACCTGGCTTCAGATGAGTTTAAGCGGGAGTTTGCGGCGGCCGATCTGATACTGGCTAAAGGTATGGGATACTACGAGGCGCTATCGGAGTTTCCTGGCGATGGAAGGATCCTCTACTCTCTCATGGCCAAATGCCAGCCGGTCGCCGATTCCCTGGGGGTACCGCTAAAAAGCTACGTGGCAATGTTGCGTTGA
- a CDS encoding haloacid dehalogenase: MGKITAKVEAIAGKARAALSAKDAAREKALRSSRDAVRYCSEAIRSVHRGEYSEAGERLSSVREILNRMNEELEEHQDLLNSGFVYSAQKEYVEGCATLSLITESTVPEPEELGVGYAAYLNGLAEAVGELRRQILDLIRKGDTARCEELLEAMDDIYGVLVTMDFPDAMTGGLRRTTDATRGILERTRGDLTVAARQWELEGKLKKFEEKLKQ; the protein is encoded by the coding sequence ATGGGTAAGATAACGGCTAAGGTGGAAGCCATCGCAGGGAAGGCCCGCGCTGCCCTGTCGGCCAAGGATGCCGCCCGGGAAAAGGCGCTGCGGTCATCCCGAGACGCTGTGCGTTACTGCTCGGAGGCCATCCGCTCGGTGCACCGCGGCGAGTACAGTGAAGCCGGGGAGCGGCTGTCCTCCGTACGGGAGATACTTAACCGAATGAACGAGGAGCTCGAGGAGCATCAGGACCTGCTCAATTCAGGCTTCGTATACAGTGCGCAGAAGGAATATGTGGAGGGGTGCGCTACCCTCAGCCTGATCACGGAGAGCACCGTGCCCGAGCCCGAAGAGCTTGGAGTGGGCTATGCCGCCTACCTGAACGGTCTTGCCGAGGCGGTGGGAGAGTTGCGGCGTCAAATCCTCGACCTGATAAGGAAAGGGGATACCGCCCGCTGCGAGGAGCTGTTGGAGGCCATGGATGACATCTACGGTGTGCTGGTAACCATGGACTTCCCCGATGCCATGACCGGCGGGCTGAGGAGGACAACCGACGCCACGCGGGGCATCCTAGAGAGGACCAGGGGCGACCTGACCGTCGCCGCCCGGCAGTGGGAGCTGGAAGGCAAGTTAAAAAAGTTCGAGGAAAAACTTAAACAGTGA
- a CDS encoding sodium-translocating pyrophosphatase: MDPIFYAVIAGVLGLIAAASFAAYVLRQDEGSERMREISAAIKEGAMAFLRREYQILAIFVLVLAIALGFIPNLGWWVTLAFVFGAVSSALAGFIGMNIAIRANSRTAAAAAESLNQGLRVSFRSGAVMGISVVGIGILGLSILYFAFNGHVDFLKIIPGFGFGASLVAIFARAGGGIYTKAADTGADLVGKVEQGIPEDDPRNAAVIADFVGDNVGDVAGMGADLFESYVDSIIATITLATIAVAAGLVASEQTAWQLPMMVATGGIIASLIGVFLVKVGKKPEMKALLNALRRGTFGASILTAAFAALAVYFLDASWGIFGAILTGLIAGVLIGESTNYFTSYSFGPTQRIAKASQTGAGTNITSGFANGLMSTLPPIIIIAIAIVVAYYFADMYGIAIAGIGMLATLGVTLATDAYGPVADNAGGIVEMSDLPQEVRDRTDALDSLGNTTAATGKGFAIGAAALTALALMLSYTIAVNVSVVDLLKPAVIAGIFLGVLMPALFCALTLNAVGRTSFAIINEVRRQFREIKGIMTGEERPEYGKCVDICTKAALKEMIAPGLLTVAIPIVVGFVLGPEALAGFLMGAVATGFLIAVMMANSGGSWDNAKKWIETGQYGGKGSDAHKAAVVGDTVGDPFKDTSGPSLNIMIKLMSIVALVLAPVLKDITGILD; encoded by the coding sequence ATGGATCCAATATTCTATGCGGTAATAGCAGGAGTCCTTGGACTCATTGCTGCCGCATCTTTTGCTGCCTACGTGCTACGGCAGGATGAAGGCTCCGAGCGGATGAGAGAGATCTCGGCGGCTATTAAAGAGGGAGCGATGGCCTTCCTGAGGCGTGAATATCAGATACTGGCCATATTTGTGTTAGTGCTCGCCATCGCGCTGGGTTTCATCCCCAATCTCGGCTGGTGGGTCACCCTCGCCTTCGTTTTTGGTGCAGTCAGTTCCGCGCTTGCCGGCTTTATCGGCATGAATATAGCCATCAGGGCCAATTCCAGAACGGCCGCCGCTGCCGCTGAGAGCCTCAACCAGGGGCTACGGGTGTCCTTCCGCAGCGGTGCGGTGATGGGAATATCTGTCGTTGGCATCGGTATCCTGGGCTTAAGCATCCTCTACTTTGCTTTCAATGGACACGTTGACTTCCTCAAGATTATCCCTGGCTTCGGCTTCGGCGCCTCGCTGGTGGCCATCTTCGCCAGGGCTGGTGGCGGCATTTATACCAAGGCGGCGGATACCGGTGCTGACCTGGTGGGGAAGGTGGAGCAGGGTATCCCCGAGGACGACCCGCGAAACGCGGCGGTGATTGCCGACTTTGTGGGCGACAACGTCGGGGATGTGGCTGGCATGGGCGCAGACCTGTTCGAGTCCTACGTGGACTCTATTATAGCAACTATAACCCTGGCCACTATTGCAGTGGCTGCTGGACTGGTGGCCAGTGAGCAGACAGCGTGGCAGCTACCAATGATGGTAGCCACAGGTGGCATTATAGCTTCCCTCATCGGGGTGTTTCTGGTCAAGGTTGGCAAAAAGCCGGAGATGAAGGCACTGCTCAACGCCTTAAGGCGCGGCACCTTTGGCGCATCCATCCTGACCGCAGCCTTCGCAGCTTTGGCCGTCTATTTCCTCGATGCATCATGGGGAATATTCGGGGCTATCCTGACTGGTCTGATCGCAGGTGTGTTGATAGGAGAGAGCACCAACTATTTCACCTCCTACAGCTTCGGGCCGACGCAGCGCATCGCAAAGGCGTCCCAGACGGGCGCGGGTACCAACATAACCAGTGGATTCGCTAACGGTCTGATGAGTACCTTGCCTCCTATTATCATAATAGCCATAGCTATTGTTGTTGCCTACTACTTTGCCGACATGTATGGCATCGCCATCGCCGGCATCGGTATGCTAGCCACGCTGGGGGTAACCCTGGCCACTGATGCATACGGTCCAGTAGCGGACAACGCCGGGGGGATCGTGGAGATGTCGGATCTGCCCCAGGAAGTCCGGGACCGCACCGATGCCCTCGACTCGCTGGGTAACACCACGGCGGCAACGGGTAAGGGATTCGCCATCGGGGCCGCTGCACTCACCGCCTTAGCTCTCATGCTTTCTTACACCATAGCTGTAAACGTGAGCGTGGTCGACCTGCTGAAACCGGCGGTGATCGCCGGAATATTCCTCGGCGTCCTCATGCCGGCCCTGTTCTGCGCGCTGACACTTAATGCGGTGGGCCGGACCTCCTTCGCCATAATCAATGAGGTTCGACGCCAGTTCCGTGAGATAAAGGGTATCATGACCGGTGAGGAGAGGCCGGAGTACGGGAAGTGCGTCGATATCTGCACCAAGGCAGCGCTCAAGGAAATGATCGCCCCTGGGTTGCTCACGGTAGCCATACCTATCGTCGTTGGCTTCGTGCTGGGGCCTGAGGCCCTTGCTGGCTTTCTCATGGGTGCCGTGGCCACCGGTTTCCTCATTGCCGTAATGATGGCCAATTCCGGTGGCTCATGGGATAACGCGAAGAAGTGGATAGAGACGGGCCAATATGGTGGGAAGGGATCGGACGCGCATAAGGCGGCAGTGGTCGGCGATACTGTGGGCGACCCCTTTAAAGATACGTCAGGGCCCTCCCTCAACATCATGATAAAGCTGATGTCCATTGTGGCGCTGGTGCTGGCGCCTGTGCTGAAGGACATAACCGGAATCTTGGACTAG
- a CDS encoding thiamine phosphate synthase, with the protein MLRLIDVNLNRISEGLRLLEDVARFLLDDAALSAALKSLRHELLGMHSSRQKELLSARDSAEDVAAFAEEEMRRADIPAIVTANARRVAESLRVLEEFYKLPQSYTNLDLDPERFKKARFALYELERALTGKILRYEKRIAGLYVIIDPEVLGERDEVEVCRQAIRGGAKAIQLRDKKRSRAEVLAEAQKLKQVCAEYDVPFILNDYLDITLACGADGLHLGQGDLPISISRHLLPIDKILGCSTTTLEEALKAESDGADYIAVGAIYPTPSKAGAIVVGLERLCQIRGAVSLPIVAIGGIDVENAPEVVGAGADAIAVIGAILGAEDVEGAARRLREIMEVN; encoded by the coding sequence ATGCTACGCCTCATCGATGTGAACCTGAACCGCATCAGCGAGGGGCTGCGACTCCTCGAGGATGTCGCCCGCTTCCTTCTCGACGACGCCGCACTAAGCGCCGCGCTGAAATCCCTGCGCCACGAGCTTTTAGGTATGCACTCCTCGCGACAGAAAGAGCTTCTCTCCGCGCGCGATTCGGCGGAGGATGTGGCCGCCTTCGCTGAGGAGGAGATGCGCCGAGCTGACATCCCTGCCATCGTGACTGCCAATGCCAGGAGGGTTGCCGAGTCGCTAAGGGTCCTGGAGGAATTTTACAAACTCCCGCAGAGCTATACCAACCTGGACCTCGACCCGGAAAGGTTTAAAAAGGCGCGCTTTGCCCTCTACGAACTGGAGAGAGCACTGACGGGAAAGATTCTGCGCTACGAAAAACGGATCGCGGGCCTGTATGTAATCATCGACCCGGAGGTTTTGGGGGAAAGGGACGAAGTGGAAGTTTGCCGCCAGGCGATACGAGGTGGGGCGAAGGCGATACAACTGCGGGATAAGAAGCGGAGTAGGGCGGAGGTGCTCGCCGAAGCGCAGAAGCTGAAGCAGGTCTGCGCTGAGTACGACGTGCCCTTCATATTGAATGATTACCTGGATATTACCCTCGCATGCGGAGCCGATGGTCTTCACTTGGGGCAGGGAGATCTCCCCATATCCATATCGCGCCACTTGTTGCCCATAGATAAAATTTTGGGTTGCTCCACCACCACGCTAGAAGAGGCGCTTAAGGCCGAGTCCGATGGTGCTGACTATATTGCCGTGGGAGCGATCTACCCCACCCCTTCCAAAGCGGGTGCTATCGTAGTAGGGCTGGAGAGGCTTTGTCAGATCAGGGGGGCTGTGTCGCTACCTATAGTTGCCATCGGTGGCATCGATGTGGAAAATGCTCCTGAGGTGGTGGGGGCCGGGGCGGATGCCATCGCAGTTATAGGCGCAATACTGGGAGCCGAGGATGTCGAGGGGGCCGCCCGCAGGCTGAGGGAGATAATGGAGGTTAATTAG
- a CDS encoding glycine--tRNA ligase codes for MDKLVSLCKRRGFIFQSSEIYGGLSACWDYGPLGVELKRNIKEAWWRGMVRERDDMVGLDSSVLMHRAVWIASGHEQGFSDPLMECKACHQRWRADDTKDGRCPNCGGELTEPRMFNLMFKTFFGPVEEEAATIYLRPETAQGIFVNFANVVDTARKKLPFGIAQIGKAFRNEITTGNFIFRCREFEMMEIEFFVKPDTAEEWFNYWLEERQNWYIKLGINKENLRLQQHGEDELAHYARACYDIQYLFPMGWSELEGIANRGDFDLAQHAKHSGKDLSYFDADSGERFVPYVIEPSAGVDRAALAFLVDAYDEEPDKNEIRVLLRLHPDLAPVKVAVLPLSRNETLVPMARDVYAIVRKCFATQYDDAQSIGRRYRRQDEIGTPYSVTVDFQSLEDNAVTIRERDSMKQIRVPVAELTRTLELKLSGEPLEVLPPGGKYWLGFEG; via the coding sequence ATGGATAAGTTAGTCTCCCTGTGTAAGCGGCGGGGATTTATCTTCCAGTCGAGTGAGATATACGGTGGGCTCTCCGCTTGCTGGGACTACGGGCCGCTGGGGGTGGAGCTGAAAAGAAATATCAAGGAGGCGTGGTGGCGAGGTATGGTGCGCGAGAGGGACGATATGGTGGGGCTGGATTCGAGCGTGCTAATGCACCGCGCCGTGTGGATCGCCAGCGGCCACGAGCAGGGTTTCTCTGACCCGCTTATGGAATGCAAGGCGTGCCACCAGCGGTGGCGTGCCGACGATACCAAGGACGGCCGCTGCCCCAACTGCGGCGGCGAGCTTACCGAGCCCCGCATGTTCAACCTTATGTTCAAGACCTTCTTCGGGCCGGTGGAGGAAGAGGCGGCGACGATCTACCTGCGCCCCGAGACCGCCCAGGGTATCTTCGTCAACTTCGCCAATGTGGTGGATACCGCGCGCAAAAAGCTTCCCTTTGGCATCGCCCAGATCGGTAAGGCGTTCCGCAACGAGATCACCACCGGCAACTTCATCTTCCGCTGCCGCGAGTTCGAGATGATGGAGATCGAGTTCTTCGTCAAGCCGGACACCGCTGAGGAGTGGTTCAACTACTGGCTCGAGGAGCGGCAGAACTGGTATATCAAGCTGGGGATAAACAAGGAGAACCTCCGCCTCCAACAGCACGGCGAGGATGAGCTGGCCCACTATGCCCGCGCCTGCTATGACATCCAGTACTTGTTCCCCATGGGCTGGTCGGAGCTTGAGGGTATCGCCAACCGCGGCGACTTCGACCTGGCGCAGCATGCCAAGCACAGCGGCAAGGACCTCAGCTATTTCGATGCCGATAGCGGGGAGCGCTTCGTGCCCTATGTCATCGAGCCCTCTGCAGGGGTAGACCGCGCCGCGCTGGCCTTCCTGGTCGATGCCTACGATGAGGAGCCGGATAAAAACGAGATAAGGGTGCTCCTGCGTCTTCACCCCGACCTCGCACCGGTAAAGGTCGCCGTACTCCCGCTGAGCCGCAACGAGACCCTCGTCCCTATGGCCAGGGATGTCTATGCCATCGTACGAAAGTGCTTTGCCACACAATACGATGATGCCCAGAGTATTGGGCGTCGCTACCGCCGGCAGGACGAGATCGGCACCCCGTATTCGGTTACCGTCGACTTTCAGTCGCTTGAGGACAACGCGGTGACCATCCGTGAGCGCGACAGCATGAAGCAGATAAGGGTGCCGGTTGCGGAGCTCACCCGCACGCTGGAGCTAAAACTCTCCGGCGAGCCCCTCGAAGTCCTCCCCCCAGGCGGCAAGTACTGGCTAGGGTTTGAGGGGTAA
- a CDS encoding YraN family protein, with product MDSREIGALGEKIAAEYLTGLGYVIRERNFRSREGEIDIIAEKDDFLVFIEVRTRRSLSFGTPEESVTAQKKERLITLTQAYMEDREDLPSSWRIDVVALELGPKGQISRLELIENAVGPGLA from the coding sequence ATGGATTCTAGGGAGATCGGAGCTCTTGGTGAGAAGATAGCCGCGGAGTATTTAACCGGGCTGGGGTATGTGATTCGTGAGCGCAACTTTCGCTCGCGGGAGGGCGAGATTGACATTATCGCCGAAAAGGACGATTTCCTTGTTTTTATCGAGGTGCGCACAAGAAGGAGCCTCTCCTTTGGTACCCCCGAGGAATCGGTAACCGCTCAAAAGAAGGAGCGGCTGATCACCCTGACCCAGGCCTACATGGAGGATAGAGAAGACCTGCCGTCCTCTTGGCGCATCGATGTGGTGGCCCTGGAGCTGGGGCCAAAGGGGCAGATTTCCCGATTGGAGCTTATCGAGAATGCCGTAGGCCCCGGACTCGCCTGA
- a CDS encoding zinc ribbon domain-containing protein, with the protein MPIYEFRCNGCQRRVSLFVRSIASSLSPQCPHCGNRDMARLISRFAQHKSARGWLEEAGPPQAAGGADYYKDPRNIGRWTEHRLKQLGMDMRSEEHSDTFSEVRHMIDAAREGEMPEPIKDL; encoded by the coding sequence ATGCCCATCTATGAGTTTCGCTGCAACGGTTGTCAACGAAGGGTAAGCCTTTTTGTGAGGAGCATCGCCAGCTCGCTATCACCTCAGTGTCCGCACTGTGGAAACCGAGATATGGCTCGCCTGATCTCCAGGTTTGCCCAGCACAAATCGGCACGGGGCTGGCTGGAGGAGGCAGGTCCTCCCCAGGCCGCGGGGGGGGCGGACTACTATAAGGACCCGCGCAATATCGGACGCTGGACGGAGCATAGACTCAAGCAGTTGGGGATGGATATGCGCAGCGAGGAGCATTCAGACACCTTCTCCGAGGTTCGCCATATGATCGATGCGGCGAGGGAGGGCGAGATGCCGGAGCCAATCAAGGACTTATGA
- a CDS encoding type II toxin-antitoxin system HicB family antitoxin: MEYTVIMRKAPDGFYIASCPLIPEAYAQGQTNGECLANIKEAIQLCLEYRKERGEEIPQEVGTSQVTVAV, translated from the coding sequence ATGGAATACACTGTCATCATGAGAAAGGCACCTGACGGATTCTATATAGCTAGCTGCCCTCTGATTCCTGAAGCCTATGCCCAGGGCCAGACCAATGGTGAATGCCTGGCTAATATTAAGGAAGCGATCCAGCTTTGTCTCGAATACCGTAAAGAGCGCGGCGAGGAAATCCCCCAGGAGGTTGGCACGAGCCAGGTTACTGTTGCGGTATGA